The DNA window ATGTGTCCACGCTCATATTCATCTGCTTCCCGCGCATCGACAAAAACGGCTTCTCCCGATTCAAAAAGAAGAACCGCATCGGCGAGGGATATCTCCCCGCGCTGGACGGCGGCCTGCGCCGCGACTTCCGGATCATGGACCAGAGGCAGCCTGTCCGGCCTCGTGGCGTTGAAGGCCAATGCCAGGCCTACAGACAGGCCGATGATGATCACGGTCTTTATGCCAAAAGAAATGGGTGGTTTCATGTATTGCTCCTGGGTGCTTGGCCGTGTTTCTACGATCTCAAGCCTTGCAAGGCAAGGGCGGGGTGCGCAAGGTGCGTTTCGCTGGTGAAGGAAGAGGCAAGAGCGGAGCATACTGGGTGGTTTACTATTACCACAGTGAGGATATCCCCCTGTTTGTCCTGGCTTTGTTCGCCAAGAATGAAAAGGCGAATCTGACCAAGGCAGAGCGGAACGAACTTAAGGCCCTAATGCCGCAAATTGTTGAGGCCTATATAGCAAGGAAGAAGTGATGAGCAGAATTGTACAAGGTGCGCGGGAAGCCCTGGCCATGGCCAAGGACGAGGCGAATCCGAATGACTACGCGGTCAACATTCCGGAGACCATCGACGTCTGGCGGATACGGAAAAAGCTTGGTATGACGCAGGCAGCGTTTGCCGGTATTTTTGGATTCCGTCTCGCAACGCTGCGGCATTGAGAGCAGCAGAGGCGGATCCCGGAGGGGCCGGCCAGGGCTTATCTAACCGTCATTGACCGGGAACCGGACGCGGTACGCAAGGCGCTACGCGCGGGAGAGTGAATAGACCTCCCATTGGCCCGAGGGAGAAAGGTCCTGATCTTGGAGTGATGTTGAAAAAAAGAAAAAGGGGTTAGATTTTTAGATCTAACCCCGTGTTTTTCTTATGGTCGGGATGAGAGGATTTGAACCTCCGGTCTCTGCGTCCCGAACGCTACTCTCGCCTAGGTAATTATCTGTTTTTATTAACTTTTGTTTCTGCTGAATACCTCAAAAAGGGTCGAAAATGGGGCGAAAGTATTCAAAACTAGTATTCAAATCTGGCTTTCAATTTTAATCACTAGACCTTGAATTTATATGATAAGTTGTCGCTGGTCAATCATTGGGCATCAGCCAGGCTGATGGCTGCTCTGGATACCAAGCTTTTGGCGAATCGGACGGCATCATCCACGTTGGCCGCATGGCCCACATCCGCTGTAAATTTGTTTACGTACTGAAGGTGACCTTGGAGACGGCTAGGCACGCGACGGCCAAGGATATTTCGGATCTGATCGGTCTGCTCTACTAGGTCCAACACAATATCAAAGATCTATCGCCAGAGGAAAAGGTTTCTCTGCATCGTGAACAGGCCGTTCCCATCTTGGAGTCGATTTGGGCCATCCTCGATAAGCGTATCGCCCACATCCCGCCCAAGAGCCTTCTCGGCAAGACCATGTCCTACGCCCGCATCCAGTGGTGCCAGGCCCTGCGCTTCGTGGGCTGCGGCTTGCTCACGCCCGACAACAACGCGGTTGAGAACACCATCCGTCCCGTGGCCCTGGGTATAGAATTGGCTCTTTGCCGGAACTCCCCCCAGGGTACTGGCGCCAGCGTTAGATCTTATCCCTTGTGGAAACAGCCCGCAGCCAAGGCCAACGAGATTGAGCCCCAAGCCTAGCTGAAATTTTTGTTCGAACGGTTTCCCGCCGCCATTATCACGTAAGACATGCGAAAACTTATGCCGCAACACGTAGGAAAATCCCCTTTTTCAAGCCTAAATCGTTCTAAATAATGGGGGTGTCTTCCCCATCAAGCTTTATAGCAGGTGAATCGGATATGAAAGATAGGAACGCTTGAGCGCATACGAACAGCATAAAAATGGTTCTGTATGACAGTTATAATAATTGCTTAGCAAACCGCTGTGAGTTATTTATTATTTCTATCTGAGTAAAGTCAATGCGCTTAGTCGCATCATTGACCATGCACTACTTTAATCGGATTAGAAGTTTTAGCACTGCTCAATATAAAAATTGTATTTTTTAGGTCTAGTTTTCCTAATAACAACGGGACGGAGTACAAACAATCTGCCACTCCATAGTTTACTGTAGTCCGAAAATTTGGTTTAAATCAGGGAAGGAACAGGCTCGATAAGGTTGTTTTTCATACACTCAGGCATACAGGGGCGACTCGGTTATCACGTGCTAACAAGTCTCTCCGCGTATTGATGGACTACGGAGGCTGGAAAACAGCGGAGATGGCTTTGCGTTATCAGCATTCGGACTGGAATGATTTGCAAGGTGCGGCTGAGACGTTAAATTCTATTGTTCCGCGAATTGAGCCGGAGGTGGAAGATTTTTAGTGTGGACCCTTCTCGGTTTCCTGATGCTTGATGCTGCCTGTCATGCCCTGAATAGTTTATAAAACTTGACGCACACAACTTAAAGAGTCAAAAAATATTGGTCGATACAGGCTGTTATCTCCGGAGGAGAACCAATGGGTGCAGACACAGAGCTTAATCCGTCAATGGAACGCTTATCCGCTAAAATTTGTGGTTATAAAGGGGTGGTGGCGAACCTGATCAATAAAGGACAATGCTATTACAAGCAAGGGGACTACGCCCAAGCGGAGAGCCATTATAAGTGCTCGCTTGCGATTCTGGAGGAGGCTCTCGGCCCCGACCATCCCGATGTGGCTAGAAGTCTGTACCATCTAGGCCTGCTCTACAAAACCCAGCGCGACTACTCGCAGGCGGAGCCTTTTTTCAAGCGCTCGCTAGCGATTCGGGAGAAGGCTCTGGGTCCCGACCATCCCGATGTGGCNNNNNNNNNNNNNNNNNNNNNNNNNNNNNNNNNNNNNNNNNNNNNNNNNNNNNNNNNNNNNNNNNNNNNNNNNNNNNNNNNNNNNNNNNNNNNNNNNNNNNNNNNNNNNNNNNNNNNNNNTGCTCTACGATAATCAAGGTGACTACGCGCAGGCGGAGTCTCTTTACAAGCGTTCGCTGGCGATCCGGGAGAAGGCTCTCGGTCCCGACCATCCCGATGTGGCCACGAGTCTGAGCAACTTGGCTGAACTCTACAAGACCCAGCGTGACTACGCGCAGGCGGAGTCTCTCCACGAGCGCTCGTTGGCGATCCGGGAGAAGACTCTCGGCCCCGACCATCCTGACGTGGCCACATGTCTTAACAATCTGGCCAAAATCTATCACACCCAAGGTGACTACGCCCAGGCAGAGTTGCACTGCAAGCGTGCGTTGGCGATCCGGGAGAAGTTCTTCGGCCCCGACCATCCCGATGTGGCGGCGAGTCTGAACAACTTGGCCGTGCTCTACGAGGCCCAAGGCGACTACGTCCAGGCGGAGTCTCTCCATGAGCGCTCGTTGGCGATTCGGGAGAAGACCCTCAATGTCGATCATCCCGACGTGGCCACGAGTCTAAACAACTTGGCGGAAACCTACCGCACCCAGGGCGACTACGCCCAGGCTAAGTCATTGCACGAACGTGCGCTGGCGATCCGGGAGAAGTTCTTCGGCCCCGACCATCCCGATGTGGCGGCGAGTCTGAACAACTTGGCCGTGCTCTACAAGGCCCAAGGTGACTACTCCCAGGCGGAGTCTCTCCATAAGCGCTCGTTGGCGATTCGGGAGAAGACCCTCGGCATCGATCATCTCGATATGGCGACGAGTCTAAACAATTTGGCGGAAACCTACCGCACCCAGGGCGATTACGCCCAGGCTAAGTCCTTGCACGAACGTACGCTGGCGATCCGGGAGAAGTTCCTCGGCCCCGACCATCCCGATGTGGCGGTGAGTTTGAACAACTTAGCTGGTGTCTGTAACACCCAAGGCGACCGAGGCCAAGCGTTGTCGCTTTACAAGCGTTCGCTGGCGATTCGGGAGAGGGTTTTCGGCCACAACCATCCTGATGTGGCAATAACCCTGAACAACTTGGCTGGACTATACTGGGCTCAAAGCGATTACGCCCAAACTGAGTCGTATTACAAGCGTTCTTTGGCCATCTTAGAGGAGGCTCATGGCCCCGACCATCATCTCGTGGCAACCATTTTGAACAACTTGGCCGTGCTCTACAAGGCCCAAGGTGACTACTCACAGGCGGAGTCTCTCCATGAGCGTGTGCTGGCAATCAGGGAAAAGACCCTCGGTTCCGAACATCCAGATGTTGCGGCAAGCCTGAATAACTTAGCTGGGCTCTACAAGTTGCAAGGCGATGATGCTCAATCCGAGTCGCTTTTTAAGCGCTCGATGGCGATTTTTGAGAAAGCTCTCGGTCCCAACCATCCAAATGTTGCGACAATTTTGATGAATCTGGCAGATATCTACGACACACAAGGTGATGCAGAACAAGCTATGCCGCTTTACCATCGTTCGCTGGCGATATGGGAGAAAACCCTTGGGCCAGACCATTCCACTGTGACGATGATCTTGAACAAACTGGCATTAATCTACGCCAGTCAAGGCGACTTCGTCAGGGCTGGGCCGATCATCTCGCGTTTGACTGAGAAGAGCAGATAAGCAAGGCAAGTAGTCTTGGTGAAATCCTTTTATGTCTTTGCGGAATTATCTCGTTATGCAAAAAATCAAAAGGTTGCATATGAAAGATTTAAACGATCAGAAAAAAATCGCTGTTCTCATTGATGCGGACAATGCGCAACACTCAAAAATTAAGTATATTCTTGATGAGATATCTAAGCATGGTCACATCATTACAAAAAAAGCTTACGGCGACTGGTCCAGTGAATATCTAAAAAATTGGAAAACAGTACTAAACGAATTAGCCATTCAGCCGATACAACAATTCGCATACACAATAGGCAAAAATTCGACGGATTCATCGTTAATCATTGATGCAATGGATTTGTTGTACACTGAAAAATACGACGCTTTTGCTCTTATTTCGTCAGACAGCGATTTTACAAAATTAGCGTCTCGACTACGTGAATCAGAAGTTTACGTTTTTGGTGTTGGAGAAAGAAAAACACCTGTTTCGTTTAGAAACTCATGTGATGATTTTGTTTTTTCTGAAAATCTTGGTGAATCAATAATAATCGGTTTAGATAAAGATCAGGCCGCCACAGAACCCGCCGCAAATGTCGAAGAAATTCCCCAAGACATCATTGATGCGCTTTTAACTGGTTGGATCCAGTACAAAGACGATGACGGCGAAGATTGGGCAAATGTTGCCCCGGTGGGAGGTTTATTGAAAAGACTTAAGCCCGATTTCGACCCTCGAACTTACGGATTCACAAAAATTACAGAGTTAATTTCGAAAATTGATATCTTCGAAATGACGAAGTTTAAAGGCAAGGGTACCGTAAACATTGTCGCATACCGTCCAAAGACGCGAACCTAGCTGTTGATCAGCACCCCTATGAAGCCAAAACGTCGGCACCCTAATGGAGCCAGTTCATCGGCACCCTTAATGGAGCCACCCTGATTTTGAGAGAGCCATAAAAACACTTCGCTCGGACTTCCTCACCGCCTATCCCGGACCTCCTGAAACACAAGGAGGAAGGGATGGCCAACAGGAGGTTCGCAATGCACGAAATACGTCACGTCATCGCCAGGATGCGACTGGGCGAGTCTGACCGGGATATTGCCCGCGCAGGCGCAATGGGGCGGCCTAAAGCCGCGCAGCTTCGCGTCCTGGCGTTGGAGCAAGGCTGGCTGGACCGCAGTCAACCCCTCCCGCCCAACGATGTCCTGGAATCCCTGCTTCAGCTCCCAAGGAGCACGCAACCATCGCAGTCCCTGGCAAAGCCCTTTGCCGACCAGATCTGCACATGGGCCGACGAGGGGATACAGATCACGACGATCCATCAGGCTCTGGTCGAACGTTACGGCTTCACTGGAAGCTATGACTCGGTGCGACGCCTGCTCAAGAGCCACCAGAAGTCAGCGCCGGTAGCCACCGTCTTCCTTGATCATCCTCCAGCCGAGACCGCCCAGATCGACTTTGGCGCAGGTCCCGTCATCACCGACGTCCATACCGGCGAGGTCATGAAGACGTGGTTCTTCGTCATGACGCTCCCGTGCAGCAAGCACATGTACGCCGAACTGGTCACCAACCAGCGCGTGGAAACCTGGTTGGGCTGCCACCGCCGGGCTTTCGAGTATTTCGGCGGCACGCCACTCAAGACAGTCATCGACAATCCCAAGTGCGCCATCACCCGCGCCTGCTACTACGAGCCAGAAGTCCAGCGGGCTTATGCCGAATTTGCCGAGGGGTACTCCTTCCTAGTCTCCGCATGCCCTCCGCGTGACCCGCAAAAAAAGGGCGTCGTCGAATCGAACATCAAATACGTCAAAAACAGCTTCGCAAAGTTGCGAGAGTTCCGCAGTCTCGCTGACGCCAACCGCCAACTCCACGAATGGGTCATGGGCACAGCCGGAAACCGCATTCACGGCACGACCAAGCAAAAGCCCTTGGTTCGTTTCGCCGAGATGGAGAAGGATTTCCTGCGTCCTCTGCCGGATATCGCGCCCGAGCTGGCGGCATGGGCATCGGCAAAGTTGCATGGCAACTGCCATGTCCAGTTCGAAAAAGCCTTCTATTCCGCCCCGTTCACGCTGGTCCACAAGTCTCTCTGGCTGCGTGCCACGGAGAAGACTGTGCAGATCTTCCATGAACAAAAACTCGTGGCCACTCATCCCCGGCTGTCAAAACCCGGCGCACGGAGCACGGTGCAAGATCACTTACCACCAGAAGCCACGGCTTACCTGATGCGTGATCCGCAGTGGTGCTTGGCTCAGGCTGAAAAAATCGGAGAACGCTGCCTGGAGCTGGTCCATGATCTCTTTGCCCACCGCGTCCTCGACAACCTGCGAGCTGTTCAAGGTCTGCTGCAACTTCAGGGTCGTTACGGCAAACGACGACTGGAGGCGGCCTGCGCCAGAGCCCTGGATCACGGAGCCGGAACGTACCGCAACGTGAAGAACATCCTGGAGAAGGGTTTGGACCAACAAAACCTCTCCCTGCCAATCGCCCTGCCTGATGCCTACGGCGGAACGTCCCGCTTCACCCGCAACTCTGACATGCTAAACTAAGGACACAGCAATGAACCCCATGCCTCAACTCACGCCGCACCTGAAACAGCTCCGCCTCTCCGGCATCCTGGACTCCCTGGAGATCCGCAACCGTCAAGCCGTGGAGCAGAAGCTCGCCTACACCGACTTCCTGGCTTTGCTCATCGAGGACGAGATCGCTCGCCGTGAGCAGCGTAAACTCGTCATGAGGCAGCGCCGAGCCGGCATCAACGCGCAGAAGACGCTCGAAAGCTACGACTTCACTTTCAACCTCGGGGTGAACCAGGCGCAGATCATGGATCTGGCCACCTGTCGCTACCTGGAGGAGAAGGTCCCGGTGCTCATCGTCGGCCCCTGCGGCACCGGGAAGAGCCACCTTGCCCAGGCGCTGGGCCACATCGCCGTTCGTCGCGGCTACGACACCGTGTTTGCCTCCCACGCTAAGCTGCTGGGCCAACTCGCTTCAGCACGGGCCGTGGGCAACTTCGAGCGCAAGCTGGCGGCACTGACCAAGGCAGACCTGCTCATCATCGACGACTTCGGTCTCAAACCCATGCGCCCCGGTCAGGACGAAGACTTCCACGATGTCATCGCAGATCGCTACGAGCGGCGGCCAACGATCATCACCAGCAATCTGGACTTCTCGGAATGGAACGACGCCTTCCACAACAAGCTGCTGGGCGCGGCCACCCTCGACCGGATCATGCACGGCGCCTACCAGATCGTGCTGGACGGCAAAAGCTACAGGACTCCTCGCAAGGATCTTTCTCCTTGCAGAGGCGACTCATAAACACGTAACCAGACGAGGTCGTCCGAGTGAAAATCTCTCACTTTTGCTGGCTCTATTAGGGTGCCGATCGGTGGCTCCATTAGGGTGCTGATCAACACTAGCATCCCAACTCACCGGACCTCCGGCAAGCTGCGCTTGCCTGCGTGCGGTTATGGGTGGCGTTATGCGGCAGCAAGGGGCGTTGCAACATACTGATGGTGGAAGATTAGCTATGAATCATGATTGGATTCTCCAAACAAAGGAAACTCGCCGAGCATTCTCTAGCGCGACTTGGGTTCCGTTGAGGGCATCAATAAATCACGAAAAGGGAGATGTTGAAAGTATAGGCTACGTCAGTGAATATTTTGGTTGTGGGTCTGCTGCATTTCCACCAGAGCATCGCGAATTTGTTGAAGAGCGCCTAAGCTGGAGTGATATTGGAATAGGGCATACCGTAGCGCCTTATGCTTATGAAGATGGCTATTACGCAACCATTGATCAATTTCAGTACAACGATAAGGAGCCAATAGGCGTTAACCTCGTCTTCGAACATCCTCAGTTCGTCGTTGGCGGAAAACAATGGATATTGAATCCTGATCTGGTAGTTGCGCTCCGCCTGATAAAAGAAGGAACGAACTGGGTTAGGCCTGAAGAGAATTTCGTTGTAGTGGCCCGTGAGAGTTTTGATGAGAAAGGTGAACATTGTCAGGTCGAGATTAAACGAGAATATCTCCTTGACTATTTGACCGCAAGAAATCTTTCGCTTCGCCTCTCTTATTATCGCCAGAGAGTGGAAAATGTGCCATTGCTTGAAAGCAGCGAGTACGCAAATCTAAAAGAACATCAAGAGGATCGAGACGGCGGTCGATTTGAGTTCCTAATTCGCGACATTAATGACGTTTTCGGAGGAAGCTGGTCGATTTTCCGTGCTTGGCGAACGGACGTCGATCAAGATGAAGACGCCCCTGTGATGGGGCCAGAAAATGACCACAACACTGGCCATGAAAGCTTGCAAGGTCAACGTGGCGGTTATGAAGGCGTTCGGGTTGAGGGTGAATTCTGGCGAGATGAATGGATTGAACATCAATCTCAAAGCATGCGCGTTCGTGGAGATGCAGACACGACTCTCCCTCAGTTTATTGTCGAGACTGACGGCAAACGCATGGCATCTTCCGAACTAGATAACGAGGATATTGGTCGATGGCTTTGGTTTCGTTCAAGTCTAGTGACCGACCTTCTAGACCACCGCGGGTTCGTCCTGAAGTGGTACACGGCGGAGACCGGTGCCATTTGTTCAACCTCCGGCTATGCCACGCACTTCGGCATCAATTCCGATGACTTGCTAACGGTCTATGCCTACGACATCGCTCGTCTCCCATCTTGGGAACAGCACATCTGGGCAGCCCACAACGTTGCGCCGGACGGGAAGGTCTCAGGAGAATTGCTGTCGGCGCAAGTCAATACCCAACTGGCGTCTACACATGCGGTTGAGGAGATGCTCTTTGTTAACATGCGAATGCTCGATCAAGGCTTCCGCGACAAGTTCGGCGTTGATTTGTTCAGCCACGATATCGATGATGAATCGGCTATGCAGCAGGTATCTCGCTTCCACAGCAGGGACCAAGCGTCATTGCTAAGACTGGCGAAAGAGCTTGTCCGCGTATTCTCAGATCGTCTCAACATTCGCGACCTTCGCAAACTTTCAACTCACTTAGAGAAAGAAAAGCTTGGTTCAAACAAGCTTCTGCAAGATATATTGTCCCAGAAAGTTGGAACCGATAAGGCCCGCCAAATCTTTGCTGAGATTGCTGGCACCTATGATATGCGCGTCGGTGATGCACATCCGGCAGGATCAAAAGTTACAGAGGCCATCAATCTTGCTGGTATTGACCAAAGCATTTCGTTCCTAAGACAAGGCGAACAACTTATTCACAACTTCGGGCGATCCATTTGGATTATAGGTAAATGTCTCTTTGACCAACCTGGGCAACATGAAAGCTAGGCAACATGCCGCATAACAACTCGCTCAACACGGACGTACCAAAATGGCGCTTCGCACCACCATGGGTTTCGTCCACAGTTGCACCTCGATTTGATGGTGCTGGATTTGGCAAGACATCCTTTTGATAAACCGAATTCCTTCGCAAGATACGCTGGCCAGGGATATTGCCGAAAATCTGATCTGCATTGGCAGAATTATCCGATACTATCACCCCAGAGTGATGTGTTCGGGTGACGATCCGCCAGAGCCTATTGTTCAAACCCTTCAGGTAAAGTATTTTTATCGAACGCAACTTGGGATACGGTTCGGCCTTTTCTATCCTTAAGATCCCATTGATTAAAATCTTCGGGTAGATGCCCATATTTTGCAGCTTCATGGGCTACAGTCCATCCCTTTTTATCCGTCAGTTTCCACTGATCAAAGTCTTTAGGCAAACTACCTTTTTTTGCAGCCATGTGTGCAACAGTCAAACCCGTTATACTCGCTAAGTTCCATTCACAAAAATCTTCAGGCAATATGCCTTTTGCACCCGCAACATGAGCTACAGTCCATCCCTCTATGTCTGCAATAGTCCATTGATCAAAACCGAATGGTAAATGTTTATAAAGTGCAGCTTGATGCGCAACGGACCATCCAAAGATGTTTGCTAATCTCCATTGTGAAAAATCTGCTGGGAGACGATATTTTTGTAGAACTATATGCGCTACAGTCCATCCATTTTCATTTACAAGATGCCACTGATTAAAATTATTTGGCATTGGTTCAAAAGAAGCAGCTTCATGAGCAACAGTCCATCCTTTTTCATTGCTCATATTGAAAAGTCCGAAATCGTTAGGATACGATTCTTTTCTTGCGATAACATAACTTACGTACCACGACATCTCGCAACCCAGGGTCCACTGATCAAAGTTAGGGGGCAACCTTCCCTTCCTTGCAGCAACATGTGCCACAGTCATCCCTTTATTATCGGCCAAATCCCATTGATCAAAGTTTTGGGGCAATATTCCGTTATAAGCGGCGATATGGGCCACGGTACTGCCAGCATTATCTGAGAGGTCCCACTTGTTAAAATTTTGAGGTAAATATCCATAAACGGCAGCGGTATGGGCCACGCTCCGCCCGTCTGCATCCCTCAGTTCCCATTGGTTGAAGCTCTCAGGTAAACTACCTTTTTCCGCTGCGATATGGGCTACAGTCCGACCTTTTCCATCTATTAGTTCCCAATGATCAAAATCATTTGGGAGAGTGCCGTGATTGGCCGCGAAATGGGCCACGGTCCGGCCCATTCCATCCATCAGTTCCCATTGGTCAAAGTTTTTAGGTAAAGTACCTTTTTTAGCTGCTTCATGCGCTTCAGTCCAACCTTCAGAGACATGTGCTACGGTCCAACCAAATGACTGCAAAAGTTCCCATTGATTAAATCCTTTAGGCAAGGTCCCTTTTTTAGAAGCGACATGGGCTACGGTCAATCCATCTAAAGCAACCAATGCCCATTGATTAAAATTATCAGGTAAATGCCCATACGTTGCAGCCGCATGAGCCACAGTCCAACCTTCTTGATCAGCCAAATCCCACTGCTCGAAGTTTTCAGGCAAATGGCCATATGTTGCAGCTTCATGTGCAACGGTCCATCCGTCTGAGTCCGCCAGTGCCCATTGATCAAAACCTTCAGGCAAAGCGCCGCGCAAGGCAGCCCCAT is part of the Desulfomicrobium apsheronum genome and encodes:
- a CDS encoding type II toxin-antitoxin system RelE/ParE family toxin, encoding MFLRSQALQGKGGVRKVRFAGEGRGKSGAYWVVYYYHSEDIPLFVLALFAKNEKANLTKAERNELKALMPQIVEAYIARKK
- a CDS encoding tetratricopeptide repeat protein, with the protein product MGADTELNPSMERLSAKICGYKGVVANLINKGQCYYKQGDYAQAESHYKCSLAILEEALGPDHPDVARSLYHLGLLYKTQRDYSQAEPFFKRSLAIREKALGPDHPDVA
- a CDS encoding tetratricopeptide repeat protein → LYDNQGDYAQAESLYKRSLAIREKALGPDHPDVATSLSNLAELYKTQRDYAQAESLHERSLAIREKTLGPDHPDVATCLNNLAKIYHTQGDYAQAELHCKRALAIREKFFGPDHPDVAASLNNLAVLYEAQGDYVQAESLHERSLAIREKTLNVDHPDVATSLNNLAETYRTQGDYAQAKSLHERALAIREKFFGPDHPDVAASLNNLAVLYKAQGDYSQAESLHKRSLAIREKTLGIDHLDMATSLNNLAETYRTQGDYAQAKSLHERTLAIREKFLGPDHPDVAVSLNNLAGVCNTQGDRGQALSLYKRSLAIRERVFGHNHPDVAITLNNLAGLYWAQSDYAQTESYYKRSLAILEEAHGPDHHLVATILNNLAVLYKAQGDYSQAESLHERVLAIREKTLGSEHPDVAASLNNLAGLYKLQGDDAQSESLFKRSMAIFEKALGPNHPNVATILMNLADIYDTQGDAEQAMPLYHRSLAIWEKTLGPDHSTVTMILNKLALIYASQGDFVRAGPIISRLTEKSR
- a CDS encoding NYN domain-containing protein, with translation MQKIKRLHMKDLNDQKKIAVLIDADNAQHSKIKYILDEISKHGHIITKKAYGDWSSEYLKNWKTVLNELAIQPIQQFAYTIGKNSTDSSLIIDAMDLLYTEKYDAFALISSDSDFTKLASRLRESEVYVFGVGERKTPVSFRNSCDDFVFSENLGESIIIGLDKDQAATEPAANVEEIPQDIIDALLTGWIQYKDDDGEDWANVAPVGGLLKRLKPDFDPRTYGFTKITELISKIDIFEMTKFKGKGTVNIVAYRPKTRT
- the istA gene encoding IS21 family transposase, which codes for MHEIRHVIARMRLGESDRDIARAGAMGRPKAAQLRVLALEQGWLDRSQPLPPNDVLESLLQLPRSTQPSQSLAKPFADQICTWADEGIQITTIHQALVERYGFTGSYDSVRRLLKSHQKSAPVATVFLDHPPAETAQIDFGAGPVITDVHTGEVMKTWFFVMTLPCSKHMYAELVTNQRVETWLGCHRRAFEYFGGTPLKTVIDNPKCAITRACYYEPEVQRAYAEFAEGYSFLVSACPPRDPQKKGVVESNIKYVKNSFAKLREFRSLADANRQLHEWVMGTAGNRIHGTTKQKPLVRFAEMEKDFLRPLPDIAPELAAWASAKLHGNCHVQFEKAFYSAPFTLVHKSLWLRATEKTVQIFHEQKLVATHPRLSKPGARSTVQDHLPPEATAYLMRDPQWCLAQAEKIGERCLELVHDLFAHRVLDNLRAVQGLLQLQGRYGKRRLEAACARALDHGAGTYRNVKNILEKGLDQQNLSLPIALPDAYGGTSRFTRNSDMLN
- the istB gene encoding IS21-like element helper ATPase IstB; the protein is MNPMPQLTPHLKQLRLSGILDSLEIRNRQAVEQKLAYTDFLALLIEDEIARREQRKLVMRQRRAGINAQKTLESYDFTFNLGVNQAQIMDLATCRYLEEKVPVLIVGPCGTGKSHLAQALGHIAVRRGYDTVFASHAKLLGQLASARAVGNFERKLAALTKADLLIIDDFGLKPMRPGQDEDFHDVIADRYERRPTIITSNLDFSEWNDAFHNKLLGAATLDRIMHGAYQIVLDGKSYRTPRKDLSPCRGDS